From Anopheles coluzzii chromosome 3, AcolN3, whole genome shotgun sequence, the proteins below share one genomic window:
- the LOC125907227 gene encoding uncharacterized protein LOC125907227: MPTTEEIKWSLDAAGIEYPETAKATQLRQLFADNVKKTTSQEMAADKTRGDGDDITSNDEAAAIASLEMKVKRLELEKKLLSLEEEIAELQPTHLKPISMNTIQYIETIVPKFTGEGDEDVCAWIRSLEDIFVMTNVPEPQKLPLLRRSLTSTAVLLAQTTKSKNYEELKGELLKEFNNKPSKEVIYKNLRARHLNANETTLRYLLDMQHIAAAASIPENELVHIIIDGLGDPIHTASMRFMAKSIETLKPLLKEYEYIRTRVQTTVQKSSVQQPRVQIARAEPNQSTPRCLNCRKYGHSENFCRMPIRLPGSCFKCGQTDHVYRNCPQRVQQIAVTTNGPEHLETTPVTEPVFTLNANQEP, from the exons ATGCCTACAACAGAAGAAATAAAATGGTCATTAGACGCAGCTGGTATTGAATACCCAGAGACGGCAAAGGCGACGCAACTACGACAATTGTTTGCAGACAACGTGAAGAAGACAACAAGTCAGGAAATGGCGGCTGATAAAACACGTGGAGATGGTGATGACATAACCTCAAATGACGAAGCCGCTGCTATAGCCTCACtcgaaatgaaagtaaaacgcCTGGagctagaaaaaaaacttttatctttagaagaagaaatagcTGAGCTTCAACCAACTCACCTTAAACCAATATCGATGAATACTATTCAATATATAGAAACAATAGTGCCAAAGTTCACCGGAGAAGGCGATGAAGATGTGTGTGCTTGGATTCGTTCCCTTGAGGACATTTTCGTTATGACAAACGTCCCAGAGCCTCAAAAACTGCCGCTTTTGCGTCGATCGTTAACGAGCACAGCTGTTTTATTGGCACAAACTACTAAATCAAAAAATTACGAGGAGTTGAAGGGCGAATTGCTAAAAGAATTTAACAACAAGCCTTCTAAAGAAGTCATCTATAAAAATCTTAGAGCACGCCATCTGAACGCTAACGAAACAACGCTTAGATATTTGTTAGACATGCAACACATTGCAGCGGCAGCTTCAATTCCGGAAAACGAACTGGTGCATATCATCATTGACGGTCTCGGTGACCCCATACATACTGCATCCATGCGATTCATGGCAAAATCGATCGAGACGCTGAAACCTCTATTGAAAGAGTATGAATATATACGAACACGTGTACAGACAACGGTCCAGAAATCGTCTGTTCAACAACCACGAGTCCAGATTGCGCGAGCTGAACCAAACCAGTCGACTCCCAGATGCCTTAATTGCCGGAAATATGGACATTCGGAAAACTTCTGCCGCATGCCGATTCGACTTCCGGGGTCCTGTTTCAAGTGCGGTCAGACTGATCATGTCTATCGAAATTGTCCTCAACGGGTTCAGCAGATTGCCGTTACTACAAATGGTCCTGAACATCTAGAAACAACGCCTGTGACGGAACCAGTTTTTACTCTTAACGCCAACCAAGAG CCCTAA